A region of the Dysidea avara chromosome 9, odDysAvar1.4, whole genome shotgun sequence genome:
AGCTATTTGTTTCTAATGTAGTGAGGGTTAATGAGTGTCAAGAGGTCAAAATGCCATTATAGAGtgttcctttccaaatatctgCTATTGAATTTGCCATAGCTAGAACAAGAaagtgattttcatcctcaaaatGACCTCTGATTCTGGCTCTGATTTCCTTCCGCTATCGCTCATTTACATCTccattcactgctctttccaaatctagtCCAGGATCTGAGGTATATCTATTACATGTCATGGGGGTGGGCGTTTCTGGACTAAGTTTTACAGAGAGAGAagaccatcatgattatgatgaatgtgtacaacaataacaacaaaaaaGAGACAAGTATGTGAATCCTCGGACTAACATGCGACTACTACACAGTAGTcagttgtgggcatggcaaggaaagaaaaagtgtaactacatgcatacatacatacatacatacatacaataagaaaaagccctataaggtaactacaAAATCTAGTTCAATCAGTCTGGGTCGATAGTCCATTCTTTACAGTTCCTCCCAAAAAAGATCCTCTGAGATGCAGAAATTGATGCCCCAGCCATTTCATTCAAAACAGCTCTAACACTGGCTTTTGAAAACAATAAATCTTGATCCATGAAAAAAACTACATCTTTAAGTGCATTGACTGAATCAGGAAGGTAGTGACCCAAGACGTTAACTTCAACAGTAGTGTAATAATTAGCGATATTCAAACGGTCCAACTCTGCAAGCAGCTGCAAATATTCAGGCTTTTGTTGCTTTCGATAGTGAGCAGACTCAAGGTGCTGTCGTGAGTCAAGAGGACAGGTTAGTTCAATAATACCCATCAAAGAAGAATGGGAATTATAGAGAATGAGGTCAGGACGATAAGGTGTGATCAATACTGTTGAAGGAATGATTTCCTGTGGTGATTCATTAAAGCGAAAACCATTTAAGTCAGCATACACCCTGACATCTTGGTGATCAGTAAAAAGGGTCGTCAACTTGGAGACTAAAATATGCAATGATTGTGACAATAAGTGTACCTCTGTTGAGATAGTGCCATTGGGCAGCCACCAAGAATATGGGCTGTAGTTGGCCGGATCGAGTCACACAAGGTACATTTGGCATTACTCTGTATGTGCCAACGACGTAAGTTGACTGCAGTGGGCAGTGTGTCTGAGGAAGCCCTCAACAAAAAGAAAAGCTGTCCAGGATGAAACCCACTTAAGAGCTTGTTCCATGTTCTGCAAGAAGACTCCAATCTTGCTGAATCTAGaaatttatattgtacactgagaTGATTAAGGTGAGTTTCACAATCTGAAGTAACTGTCTTGGCTAACTGAGCCTTGGCTGTTTTATATAAGGATCGAGCCAATGGCATGGAAGAGAGATGACTTCGTGCAGCAAACAGGATGGTATAGTCTTGTGACTGGAACTGTAGAAGAACATTGCCAAGATGGAGATGCAAGCCAGTTCCTGCAGTCTGGAATCGGATGAAGTGGAAATACATGAAAGTAAACTAAGCTTTGCTTCCCTAGATACATGGGAAACACTAGGGCAGCAAATACCAGGgtaatataaaatataaaatcGCCCTGGTGGCATTCCTTGGGAGCTGTAACCACTTCTTAAGGTAACGTGTAACTGTAGATTCAAGTTTTTTGATTGTGTGATTGGTGATGGCATCCACACATAAGCGAAACCTCAATAATGAAATGATGTAATTCCTATAGATCCACAACTTGTACTCTCCACGAATTGGGAGAGAGTCTGTAGCAGATAATAATTCAGTTAAGAAGGAAATTTTGTCCCACTTTCTGATATTAATCTAGTTGTTCCTTTGGACAAAGGGATACCTTGAGATAGGTGTTTAGCACCAtcaaaaagaaatgagacacatttAGATGGCTTTTGTATTAGAAAATTGATTATTTCTCCTCGAGAGTAGAACGGATTCTAACATGCTTGGTGCCGAATTGGAGCCAATGAAATAGGCTATCAGTGATATAAATTGTGAGTGGTAAAGTGTAGGGTGCTAGGAGAAAACGGTCTAAATTTACAATTTGAGAAAATGCTAAAAAAttatgtggctggggtttcTGGACACCAGTAAAAGTAGGCGTACCTGGCATTGCTATGGGAATTGCTGCACTCCACTGAGTGCCGTGGCCCAGCAGAGACTGGTAGCATCCTGTTTGGCTGGTTACTTTGTTTATGGCAGCGATTTTTTTTAGCAACAGGATTGCGTTATGCTGCTCCGGACCTTGCAGTTGTCTTGCAACGCTTTCAAAGATGTGAAGTTTGATCTACTGCCTGGAAATCTGTACTGTCCCTTACCTAAACACAGAAACAGCATACTTTAGTAATGTGGCCCAGCGGATCCTTGgctgctggttgtgttgattACAGCTTCTCCGGACTGCTGGCTGTGTTGATTGCGCATTCAAGTTGATACGGCACAGGTAATGGgccagttgtactatctctaaaCCATATATCTGTTCACTGTATAGTGATTAACTATTTGTCGTACATGTGGTCGCTTAGAATTATGAACAATGCCCTCAATCTACTGTTACATGTGTTAATACGCGTTTAGAAaaatttttttacacaaaaatgttCTACATGCGCAAGCAAATCATGACAAATCTCAGTAATCCTTGAAGCTATCAAGATAAAACTTTGGTATTTTATAGCACACAAGTGGGGTACTTAAGTGCTCAAATCATAGCCTGATTGGTTTccattccatccttcagtagcggATTATAAACGAAGTGTCCAGAATACGCAGCTGTCCGAAACCCCCTTACCTTATTATACCATTTATTACATGACCCTGGTATGGGGGAATTTGCTACATTGCATCAGTTCAGGCCATTTTGACATGCCAAAATGTCCACGAATTGAGGCTCTTCTAACATCATTTCAGTAGAAATATGCCTATTCCAGCTGGCATTGaacaaagtatagcaaatgtccgcaaactCAAAACTATCAAACTGATCTGTGTTGAGATCAGATAATTATGTGGTCGCATGTTTTGTCTGAGGATTCAGATACtgtttattttgttttgtatgttTTTATCGTGAGCATTGTGATGGTTTTCTCTCGTGATTCATTATGGCCTAATGTACTTTAATTCATGACTCCACTAGCTACAAAAGGGGGAAAAAAACATTTAGTTGCAAAATGTAATTGTTTTATTACTGCTTGATTGTGATAAATCAATATTCGTATAAAGTTCCATAGTCTAGGTTGGTAAAAGGAATAAGAATCCATAGTCGAGCTAGTATGAGCTGTGTTGTGGTATAGTTTCGATGGATTGTTGAAGGGTTTATGAAAAAGGATATCAGCTACTTCATAAATATATGTACATTAGCAAGTTGGATTAACCTTTTCCTATAGTCTGATCAATAACCTGTGGGTATGAACTTATAGTAGCACACCTTTGTACTTTTCAACTAATTCATTGTCTTTTAACAGATAAGGTCTTCACTGAGTAGAACAGTATGACAGTTTAGACCTTCCTATATGGAGATATAAAGGATTTTCTTGCCTATAAAGACAATGCATGTCCTTGAAGACTCTACATAACAGACTTGTAGGCTTTAGAAGAAACCATTTCATAGTGTTCTCTCCATGATAATGAATTAGTGAAAAGCAGGTTATATAGAACTGGGGTTCTCTTGCATTGCTGGCAGTGAGAACAATGCAGTATAGAGTCAACATTCAAAAAATgttgctacttctaaaaatcgAGGGCCATGGAGCTATTTATCTAATaggttttgttttgtaataatgCATACAGGATTATCACATTAATAAagttatattaattttgtatgttgtaattaatgTCTTATTTTTCATAATTctctaattatgttgctatgcactgctaaagaaGCACTATTCAAGcaaacaacatattatgcacagaagtagtGCTTTTTCTTGTAAATTCTCTCTCAAGGCTTATTTCTGTTCCATATtgcctttcaactcaaagggataCGCTATATCTGGTAGCCTACAAGGCGTGCACCATTTTTTAAGTTGTTATATAcctgtaaaacccaaagggaaggtagttcaCAAAATCTATAgagagtcaccacacccgtatttcagaccgccaaaaagaaaccacttcAGAACAAAGCTTACCTGTGCGGTAGTCTAATACAGACTTAGATTCTTACATGCTGGCTGTTTACCATTCAAAAGTTTTACTCATGtgggtgcatacagacaaacatagatataGGTACAGATATATTCCAGTCACAGCAGGTGGGCTGTGGGATGCTCACTTGGTGTGTGTTGCAGATTGTGCATTTTTAGTCAGTAGCAGATCTTTGTGGATGAAAATGGTTAGTgaaatttctttgtagcagcaACAGTGAAATACAGCACTTTCCAGATGATGCCCTTGGAAGATGGGAGATTAATGAGCTTGCATTTACTGGCCTGAACACTATTCACTTAAACCATCTGTGCTAGAGACATTACAGTGAATAGGTGAATCACTGCACTATACTGTTGCGCCATCTAACATCACTTGTCATGTTGTTAGGAAATCCAACCACCATTATATGCACAGATGGTCTTCTTTGGTGATACAGTCTGGGCACCACAACTGAGGTCCATCAATACCCTAATTAAGATAACTTTGCATGCTAAAGATATCTTACCACCAAAGGGTGCCCAGTTTCCACTTTAATTGTTTTGTAACAGTACATACACCtttatgactccctgtattcacaggctttagccttctcacaggtccctagtcgGATAGCATTCATAGATATAGGTATGGTATTATACCCATCACAAACTAATTTTACTAACTGAATGTATGACTGAGTaaatattagtgttgcaccaataatcggttgaataatcggTAACAGCCTGCAAGTATCGGCATCAGTTACCAAGTAGACTGAgtaactgaaacccacaatcaatcattaacagACATGTGACAGTGGTGAATACAGCAGTAAGTGGTAAAGCACTTATTTACTGTAACTGTTTAAGGTTGTTTGTGAAAAGTATGGTTGCAAGGTTATAGCAAGCTGTATATATGACATTGTGTACCCATGCAATTAGTCAATCGCCCTTTGcaaagggtctggaatcccactaaaaacactgaGAAGCTGTTTACAACTACTTGGTTTCCTTTCTATGGTTATTTTGACATTTACCGATACCAATTATTCACACCTTCCCGTAACTAATATGCTGATATTCActgatattcttcaattcttcagaacagcaggaggagaAAATCACTTAAAGTTTACATGAAAATTGCAATTGTACAGATAATGTAATTAAATATGTGGGCAGCCAAGTCTACAATGTTTGCTATAGCTTGGCCACTTTGCATATATCACCCTGATATCAGTGCAACAGTAGTAAATAGTTTGGTTCTTGTAATTCAGGTGTACATGACAGAtgttatatatgtgtatattttaATAGGAAAAATGATGATAAAGACGTTATATCTACTACTGATTGTAAGCAATGTTATTGCTGCTTTATCACAACACCAAtcttttccatctacaattgaTGTTAGTGAGAGCTGTGAAGCAGCAATTCGCAGACTTTCAACATTGGAAGTCACAGAACCAACCTTGATGGCTCAATACTGGGACTCCTGGGGAAAACCAAATCACGGTATGATGTATGGTCATACTGTCTTCCTTGGCTACTATGATGAGTGTATTGATTTGAAGAACACAGCAGTGGGTGAAACAAAGTACTGCATTTATGCAATGGAAATGAACTCTACTACCTTGCTTGATTCCAAAGATGACATTTGCCATTCTGAGGACTGTCCCAAGCCATTGAATTTCAATGCATCAACCAGTATTGAGATTGGAGTATGTTATCCTTCAGCATGTTCTCCAAATGAATTTGCAACTGTGTTATCAAGGATGGATATCTCCAGTACCACATCAGTGACTGTTGATCCATTCAATAATGTTTTGGACACTCACATAACAAAACTTACCAGTACCAGTGATGTACCATCATTCTGTCCCCAAACTGATCCAGAGTATGATGGAGGCACAGTAGCAGTCATTGTAGTGCTTGCAGTCTTGGTAGGTTTAGTAGTAATTGGGACTAGTTTAGACTTCTTTTCATGGTTGCTTTCCATTTATGAAACTCAAGGTGGTGATGCAAAAAATATTAAGAAGGATAAAGATGGAGAAAAGTCTGCTGATCTTCCGAGTTTGAAGAACTTCATTACAGCTTTTTCCTTATGTAGCACTGTTCCTACCCTGTTGAACACAAAGCAATCACCTTCAGTAGTAAAAGCTGTCAATGCTATTAAAGTCTTAGCTCTTTTGTGCGAAATTGTGTTCCATGCTTATATGCTAATTAAAATTTCCCCGCGTGTTAGCCAGAATATTCCACACTATATCAGTAAATTTCATACCAAAATAGTTAGTCAACCATTCATGAACATAACCTTTGCTGTTGATACATTTTTTCTTTTAAGTGGTACACTGTCTTCCTATCTAACATTTAAGGACATGGAGAAGCACAAAAGGTTTAGATTTTGGTACTTTTATGTCAACCGATATTTCCGCCTAGCTCCAATGTTGTACTTAGCAACATTCGTTTCCTACAAATTGTTTGTACATTTCTCACAAGGTGCTTTATGGAGTTTCCCAGAAGTTGGCTGTTCATTAACCTGGTGGCTTAATGTATTTTTCATTAATAATTATGCCCCTGCCTTTGCCATATGTGTTGGACCAAGCTGGCATGTTAGTGCTGATATGCAGCTATTTGTGATTTCTCCAATATTCATATTGGCATTATACCATGGAGGATTTGCTGGAGTGATTGTATTGGCTTTGGGCATAGTTGGATCAACTGCTACCATTGGAGTTGTTGCTGGTAGGAATGGCTTTATGGGTGCCATGTATGCCAATCCAGTAATACCGAAAATGTTTGAACAGGCACAATATTTACACTCTCAGATTTTTTATAGAATTAATCCTTATCTGGTTGGTATTCTCTTGGGATACATTCTTTACAAGAAGTATAGCATAGCTAAATTAAAAATCGCCAATTCAACAAAatgttttatatacattttattGTGGCTTGTAGCAATATTCCTTTGTAGTAATACGCTATTTGGAACAATAGGAGAATGCAATGGCACTCGTCCTTTCACTGATTTGGAAAATATCATTTTCCTGATGTTTGGAGGATTGGCTTGGAGTATTGGTGTTGCCATCATCATCTATAATTGTAATACAGGCTATGGGGGCATGACGAATGCTATATTGTCTTGGCCTGGATGGGATCCACTAGTTAGGTTATCTTATGGAGTGGTCTTGTTCCACATGTTGGTGATGTTTTACATAATGGGAACTATGCAGACAAACTTTATATTTACAAACACCGTATTTGCTATGCTCTGTGTAAATTTTGCTGTTGGAGCTTTCAGTGTATCAGCAGTGTTTGTTCTGATTGCAGAAATCCCTATATCAAAAGTAGTGTCACTTTGCTTCAAGCTAACTGGAACAGAAATTCGTAGCAAATGATTTTAAACTCTTGGTAGTGTAATTCAGTTTTCTTAGGATTTACTGTTAGTACTACATATAGCGTGTGTTTACTCCTTttttaaaataatgaaagaagtTAAAAGCAGCAATGAATGTATTACATCTTTCTACTAATGTAAGAAATTGATACAAATAAAAGTCTTATGCAGGAACCAAAATGAtcaaattataagtgcctataa
Encoded here:
- the LOC136267211 gene encoding nose resistant to fluoxetine protein 6-like isoform X1 encodes the protein MMIKTLYLLLIVSNVIAALSQHQSFPSTIDVSESCEAAIRRLSTLEVTEPTLMAQYWDSWGKPNHGMMYGHTVFLGYYDECIDLKNTAVGETKYCIYAMEMNSTTLLDSKDDICHSEDCPKPLNFNASTSIEIGVCYPSACSPNEFATVLSRMDISSTTSVTVDPFNNVLDTHITKLTSTSDVPSFCPQTDPEYDGGTVAVIVVLAVLVGLVVIGTSLDFFSWLLSIYETQGGDAKNIKKDKDGEKSADLPSLKNFITAFSLCSTVPTLLNTKQSPSVVKAVNAIKVLALLCEIVFHAYMLIKISPRVSQNIPHYISKFHTKIVSQPFMNITFAVDTFFLLSGTLSSYLTFKDMEKHKRFRFWYFYVNRYFRLAPMLYLATFVSYKLFVHFSQGALWSFPEVGCSLTWWLNVFFINNYAPAFAICVGPSWHVSADMQLFVISPIFILALYHGGFAGVIVLALGIVGSTATIGVVAGRNGFMGAMYANPVIPKMFEQAQYLHSQIFYRINPYLVGILLGYILYKKYSIAKLKIANSTKCFIYILLWLVAIFLCSNTLFGTIGECNGTRPFTDLENIIFLMFGGLAWSIGVAIIIYNCNTGYGGMTNAILSWPGWDPLVRLSYGVVLFHMLVMFYIMGTMQTNFIFTNTVFAMLCVNFAVGAFSVSAVFVLIAEIPISKVVSLCFKLTGTEIRSK
- the LOC136267211 gene encoding uncharacterized protein isoform X2, translating into MMIKTLYLLLIVSNVIAALSQHQSFPSTIDVSESCEAAIRRLSTLEVTEPTLMAQYWDSWGKPNHGMMYGHTVFLGYYDECIDLKNTAVGETKYCIYAMEMNSTTLLDSKDDICHSEDCPKPLNFNASTSIEIGVCYPSACSPNEFATVLSRMDISSTTSVTVDPFNNVLDTHITKLTSTSDVPSFCPQTDPEYDGGTVAVIVVLAVLCSRNDAECHRRQLYIRTYSVVPLNEKCGLLEWVHNTNGLRQILNKIYQQRGMYTTGKELKEIAKAVEKDPEIARDVFLNQLLPKFPVVFDEWFLHNFLDPTAWYQARVAYIRTCAVMSIVGYILGLGDRHGENILFDSTNGDCVHVDFNCLFNRGEQLGVPERVPFRLTHNMVHAMG